One genomic window of Choristoneura fumiferana chromosome 14, NRCan_CFum_1, whole genome shotgun sequence includes the following:
- the LOC141435033 gene encoding uncharacterized protein, whose product MSAHEERTLRSATKKMASESTPTSGDTTSVETNTWSNGTSGEQHGLGITASRPANVITSGGPAQPTAQPAKRHAAPVHEDDNESNETVLGNPTGGADTVSTKLSLLRAELELQDAELERAHRAAAAARSRLEIARIEASQPPSTAPPPDANEESRVVGWVEQHRYANDNAQINRHSLLPPPPPRSSYVPPRVHVNQSFVNRDLELLSNQVVEAVNRSNSKPGMQRHVPELPPFDGNITEWIAFRAEFDDTASLFTDVANIGRIRKALRGDARLAVRSIMYTVSDPYEIIEALERQFGDPEEIVLAEMHCVKRMPRLADDNSNITTFAAQIVPVEVSGPLGVVNTYALLDDGSSLTMIERHIADQVAPRTRSEPLSLEGVGGNVVNDQESCRVQLSIRGACSRNLEKITAYTIGKLNLAAQTVGRELIEECEHLREIRNELCCDCATPTILVGQDHWSLLVSTQIRSGARDMPVASLTRLGWILHGKHEASRSAAFVVNHVKRTDSEHEILTLLKENFSIESLGIERKVPKTDPDQRAIDILNATCVINAKGTAYQAGLLWRSENESLPDNKNQAMKRLHNLENKLDKDESLKLEYTKQIKNLIEKGYAEVMESPPPPNSPRAWYLPHFPVFHAQKLKMRLVFDAASRAHGKCLNDALLTGPDLLQSLFGVLLRFREGKIAITADIREMFLQIEVEESDRDSLRFLWRGEERQSEPREYRMKKLIFGSACSPATALFVKNKNAKCNEKLYPEAAKITVRNSYMDDFLIALDSSEAEARRIINDVHTLNSLASFELTGFASNRPEVVTDVKSTGSDKKSTSLGVKSESERTLGLVWNHARDTLGFNVNLRNTPPNVLNGTQLPTKRQVTSSVMSVYDPLGYASPITVIGKALIQDIWRTGIGWDEPIKSESIPTWKSFIENVKLLKNLEIERYVPACEREGEIHTFCDASEKVYAAAVYFVSNEPGGGKSSRLVAAKARVAPLKTISIPRLELQGCVLGTRLTKTVVEQTDYKIIGKHFWSDSRTVLAWIKSDPRSFKSFVAHRLAEIEDTTVPTEWRWVPSALNTADDATKGVPINFDKNHGGSRAPILLGAILMNGQ is encoded by the exons ATGTCCGCGCATGAAGAACGCACCCTGCGATCAGCCACAAAGAAGATGGCGTCGGAGAGCACACCAACGTCAGGTGATACCACATCCGTCGAAACAAATACGTGGAGCAACGGCACCAGCGGTGAACAGCACGGTTTAGGAATTACGGCGTCGCGCCCCGCGAACGTGATTACGTCAGGGGGCCCCGCGCAGCCTACCGCGCAACCCGCAAAACGGCATGCCGCGCCGGTACATGAAGACGATAATGAATCGAACGAAACGGTTTTAGGCAACCCCACCGGGGGGGCGGACACGGTGTCCACTAAATTATCTTTACTTAGGGCCGAGTTAGAGCTGCAAGATGCCGAACTTGAGCGGGCTCACAGGGCCGCGGCCGCGGCTAGGAGTAGGTTGGAGATCGCACGGATTGAAGCGTCTCAACCTCCTAGCACGGCGCCGCCGCCTGATGCAAATGAAGAGTCGCGCGTCGTAGGTTGGGTTGAGCAGCATAGATATGCGAACGACAACGCCCAGATAAACAGACACTCTTTActtccgccgccgccgccgcgttcGTCATACGTACCGCCGCGAGTTCACGTAAATCAATCATTCGTCAATCGCGACCTGGAATTGCTATCCAACCAGGTAGTAGAGGCAGTTAACAGGAGCAATAGCAAGCCGGGCATGCAGAGGCATGTACCGGAGCTCCCGCCATTTGACGGAAATATAACGGAGTGGATAGCTTTCCGGGCCGAGTTTGACGATACAGCGTCATTGTTTACAGACGTCGCGAATATAGGACGTATACGCAAAGCGCTCCGGGGCGATGCTAGGCTCGCGGTCAGATCGATAATGTACACAGTGTCAGATCCGTACGAAATTATAGAGGCATTAGAGCGCCAATTCGGCGACCCAGAAGAAATAGTTCTCGCGGAAATGCACTGCGTAAAACGCATGCCGCGGCTGGCAGATGATAATAGTAATATCACAACATTTGCCGCCCAG ATAGTACCCGTGGAAGTGTCAGGGCCATTAGGGGTCGTCAATACCTACGCACTGTTAGACGACGGCAGTAGTCTCACGATGATAGAGCGACATATAGCGGACCAGGTTGCACCAAGAACCAGGTCCGAACCTCTATCTCTAGAGGGCGTAGGCGGTAACGTAGTGAACGACCAAGAATCCTGTAGGGTCCAATTATCAATACGCGGCGCGTGTAGTAGAAACTTAGAAAAAATAACCGCGTACACAATAGGAAAATTGAACCTTGCGGCTCAGACTGTAGGTCGCGAATTGATAGAAGAATGCGAACACTTGCGGGAAATAAGGAACGAGCTGTGCTGCGACTGTGCTACCCCCACCATTCTCGTGGGCCAAGACCACTGGAGTCTGTTGGTCTCTACACAGATTCGCAGTGGTGCGAGAGACATGCCGGTGGCCTCGCTCACAAGATTGGGATGGATCTTGCACGGGAAACACGAAGCCAGTCGCAGCGCAGCGTTCGTGGTTAATCACGTAAAACGAACGGATTCCGAGCACGAAATACTAACGTTACTTAAAGAAAATTTTAGTATCGAATCATTAGGGATTGAGAGAAAAGTACCTAAAACGGACCCCGACCAGCGCGCAATAGACATTTTAAACGCGACGTGcgtaataaatgcgaaagggaCAGCCTATCAGGCGGGTCTGCTCTGGCGGTCAGAAAACGAGTCATTGCCCGACAATAAAAATCAGGCCATGAAGCGACTACATAACCTAGAGAACAAATTAGACAAAGACGAAAGTTTGAAATTGGAATATACCAAACAAATCAAAAATCTAATCGAAAAAGGTTATGCAGAGGTTATGGAGTCGCCCCCGCCACCCAACTCGCCACGGGCTTGGTACCTCCCGCATTTTCCGGTTTTTCAcgcacaaaaattaaaaatgcgttTAGTTTTTGACGCGGCGTCGCGCGCGCACGGTAAATGCTTAAACGACGCGCTGTTAACAGGGCCGGACTTACTTCAGTCACTTTTCGGAGTTTTGTTGCGTTTCCGCGAGGGCAAAATTGCCATCACTGCCGATATCCGCGAAATGTTCCTCCAAATCGAAGTGGAGGAAAGCGACCGGGACAGCTTACGTTTTTTATGGAGGGGGGAAGAGAGACAGAGCGAGCCGCGCGAATATAGAATGAAAAAATTAATTTTCGGCTCTGCCTGTTCCCCAGCTACGGCTCTATTTGTTAAGAATAAAAACGCGAAATGTAATGAAAAGCTGTACCCGGAAGCGGCAAAAATAACGGTAAGAAACTCTTACATGGACGATTTCCTTATCGCCCTCGACAGTTCGGAAGCCGAGGCGAGGCGAATAATAAATGACGTACATACATTAAACTCGTTAGCGTCATTCGAGTTGACAGGATTCGCCTCGAACCGCCCCGAAGTCGTAACAGACGTCAAGAGTACAGGCAGCGATAAGAAAAGTACGTCCCTAGGAGTCAAGAGCGAATCGGAACGCACATTAGGACTCGTATGGAATCACGCGCGCGATACGTTaggttttaatgtaaatttacgTAACACGCCACCAAACGTTCTGAACGGCACCCAGTTACCCACGAAAAGGCAGGTAACAAGTAGTGTAATGAGCGTGTACGACCCGCTAGGGTACGCTTCACCAATCACGGTGATAGGTAAAGCCCTTATTCAGGACATTTGGCGGACGGGAATAGGATGGGACGAACCTATCAAATCGGAGTCTATTCCCACGTGGAAATCGTTTATTGAAAacgtaaaattattaaaaaatctcgAGATAGAGCGTTATGTACCCGCGTGCGAGAGAGAGGGCGAGATACACACATTCTGCGACGCGAGCGAGAAAGTATATGCCGCGGCGGTGTATTTCGTATCAAATGAACCCGGAGGAGGGAAATCCTCGCGATTAGTGGCGGCAAAGGCTAGGGTTGCCCCACTAAAAACAATATCTATACCGCGTTTAGAGTTACAGGGCTGTGTGCTAGGCACCAGATTAACTAAAACGGTTGTAGAACAAACAGATTACAAAATTATCGGAAAACATTTCTGGTCGGACTCGCGGACGGTCCTAGCATGGATCAAATCCGACCCACGGTCTTTTAAAAGTTTTGTAGCGCATAGACTTGCGGAAATTGAAGACACCACGGTGCCTACCGAATGGCGCTGGGTGCCAAGCGCGCTCAACACAGCCGACGACGCGACAAAAGGCGTCCcgattaattttgataaaaaccaCGGTGGTTCCAGGGCCCCGATTTTATTAGGCGCGATATTAATGAATGGCCAGTAG
- the LOC141435034 gene encoding uncharacterized protein — MSNQPPFTATACDLFGPITITIGRRHEKRWGALFTCLTTRAVHMELVASLSAASLILALRRMMARRGTPTVIYSDNGTNFVGAEREISDALLTAEKQLKEFAEYKEITWKKIPPGNPSAGGAWERLVSSIKTALRATLHEKHPKEEVLHTLLLEAEHVVNSRPLTPLTGSQEEALTPNHFLIGRSNAMSPFCNFHDITLNEKSWQQSQKMADHFWARWTKEYRPQLKLRVSQGRTTANVKPGDIVIIVDGTMPRGTWPEAK; from the coding sequence ATGTCGAACCAACCCCCCTTCACCGCCACCGCATGCGATCTCTTCGGACCAATAACAATCACGATTGGTCGACGTCACGAGAAGAGGTGGGGAGCCCTATTCACGTGCCTCACAACTAGGGCCGTGCATATGGAGCTCGTTGCATCATTATCAGCTGCTTCACTCATACTGGCACTGAGAAGAATGATGGCACGCAGAGGAACACCCACCGTGATATATTCGGATAATGGAACTAATTTCGTCGGAGCGGAGCGCGAAATATCTGACGCCTTGCTGACCGCCGAAAAGCAACTGAAAGAGTTCGCCGAGTACAAAGAGATCACATGGAAGAAGATACCTCCTGGAAACCCATCAGCTGGAGGAGCCTGGGAGCGTTTAGTATCTTCAATTAAAACAGCGCTTCGTGCCACCCTACATGAAAAGCACCCCAAAGAAGAAGTGCTGCACACGCTGTTGTTGGAAGCGGAACACGTCGTTAATTCTCGACCACTCACGCCACTGACGGGCAGTCAAGAAGAAGCATTGACGCCTAATCATTTCCTCATTGGCAGGTCCAACGCCATGTCTCCATTCTGTAATTTCCACGATATAACGCTTAATGAAAAATCGTGGCAACAATCGCAAAAGATGGCAGATCATTTCTGGGCTAGATGGACCAAAGAATATCGACCGCAACTGAAGCTACGAGTAAGTCAAGGACGGACCACCGCAAACGTAAAACCCGGCGACATTGTCATAATTGTTGATGGAACAATGCCGAGAGGTACGTGGCCAGAGGCGaagtaa
- the LOC141435250 gene encoding protein fem-1 homolog B-like isoform X2: MEDKLMLDDVMFLRERVFFAARDGMSLTLYALIYEKNTDEIDDLLNSDVCCDGVKCTPLIAAARHGREGSVRILLEKFRPPVRLETEGTVKFDEYVIEGATALWCAAGAGHLGIVKRLVRAGANVNHATKTLSTPLRAACFDGRLDIVKYLVRHGADIHKANKYNNTCLMIAAYKGHLDVVQFLLDNGARVDERALCGATALHFAAECGHVAVVCSLIDHNAKILTNQNGMTPLQCAAERARASVVELLAARPEVTRAQAIEAYELLGASFANDKEYYCLRMAYQYLRRAMAMRYDTRYGILLKKPADPIPAYDNWKESTTLQEVERLHGNAHGLHMEGLAVRERVLGRRCPDLPHPIVFRGAVFADEARFDRCLALWRHALLLRQHNSVSVVKDLLRFAQVFSQMIHIGIELPLDQVFYVLEACAEELRRGTNRLETPQANHDPESLTEEYESNVRTALYLVAVAARLLENDDNNEETASAVRCAIFRLRDARLRSGQTLLHLAADRRTPVDDFHTSDVCQFPCTRTTRLLLDCGVEIDAADDARRTALHVALISYQLVPDSREQWAEALRCVVFELLARGAHVDAVDSDGITPLVAAIGGPAETVVRAALSPKLSCLAAATLALHGAKYQPSQVPRVLHSFLTMHGVMPVSEC; the protein is encoded by the exons ATGGAGGACAAGTTGATGTTAGACGATGTAATGTTCTTGAGAGAAAGGGTGTTTTTCGCAGCCAGGGACGGGATGTCCTTAACCCTGTACGCATTGATATACGAAAAGAATACTGACGAAATAGATGATCTATTGAACAGC GATGTATGCTGCGATGGAGTCAAATGCACCCCTCTTATTGCCGCAGCTCGGCACGGGCGAGAGGGCTCGGTCAGGATCCTCCTGGAGAAGTTCCGTCCTCCAGTCAGACTCGAGACAGAGGGCACTGTCAAATTTGACGAGTATGTCATTGAAG GTGCCACAGCACTATGGTGCGCAGCGGGCGCCGGCCACCTAGGCATAGTGAAGCGCCTCGTCCGCGCAGGCGCTAACGTGAACCATGCTACGAAGACACTGAGCACACCGCTCCGCGCAGCATGCTTTGACGGCAGACTCGACATAGTGAAATACTTGGTGCGGCACGGGGCAGACATACATAAGGCTAACAAGTATAACAACACCTGTCTTATGATCGCCGCGTATAAGGGACATTTGGATGTG GTACAATTTCTCCTAGACAATGGCGCTAGAGTGGACGAGAGGGCGCTATGTGGCGCTACGGCTTTGCACTTCGCCGCGGAGTGCGGCCACGTGGCGGTGGTTTGCTCCCTAATCGATCACAACGCTAAAATACTAACCAATCAGAATG GTATGACCCCACTGCAGTGCGCGGCGGAGCGTGCGCGTGCGTCTGTTGTGGAACTACTGGCGGCCCGGCCCGAAGTTACTCGCGCACAGGCCATTGAGGCCTACGAACTGTTGGGGGCCTCATTTGCCAACGACAAAGAGTATTACTGCTTGAGG ATGGCATATCAGTACTTGCGCAGAGCCATGGCGATGCGATACGATACGCGATATGGGATTTTGTTGAAGAAACCTGCAGATCCTATACCGGCCTACGATAATTGGAAAGAGAGCACCACACTACAG GAAGTGGAGCGCCTCCACGGCAACGCTCACGGCTTACACATGGAGGGCCTGGCGGTCCGCGAGCGCGTGTTAGGGCGCCGCTGCCCCGACCTGCCGCACCCTATCGTCTTCCGCGGCGCCGTGTTCGCCGACGAGGCCCGCTTCGACCGCTGCCTCGCCCTGTGGCGACACGCGCTTCTGCTGCGACAGCATAACTCG GTTTCCGTCGTCAAAGACTTGCTCAGGTTTGCTCAAGTGTTCTCGCAAATGATTCACATCGGAATAGAATTGCCTTTAGATCAG GTTTTCTACGTATTAGAAGCATGTGCAGAAGAGCTAAGGCGGGGCACGAATAGACTGGAAACACCGCAAGCGAATCATGACCCAGAGTCCTTAACA GAGGAATACGAGAGCAACGTGCGTACAGCACTGTACCTAGTCGCCGTGGCTGCCAGGCTGTTGGAGAATGACGATAACAACGAG GAGACGGCGAGTGCGGTCCGGTGCGCGATATTCCGGCTGCGGGACGCGCGGCTGCGTTCCGGACAGACGCTGCTGCATCTCGCAGCGGACAGACGGACGCCCGTCGACGACTTCCACACCAGCGACGTGTGCCA GTTTCCTTGTACGCGGACGACGCGGCTCCTCCTAGACTGCGGCGTGGAAATAGATGCGGCGGACGACGCGCGACGCACGGCTTTACACGTTGCGCTTATTTCATACCAGCTTGTACCAG ACTCCCGGGAGCAGTGGGCGGAGGCGTTGCGATGCGTGGTGTTCGAGTTGCTAGCTCGCGGCGCGCACGTAGACGCCGTCGACAGCGACGGGATCACGCCACTTGTTGCCGCCATCGGAG GTCCAGCAGAAACAGTAGTCCGAGCGGCGCTGAGCCCTAAGCTTTCCTGCCTCGCAGCAGCGACCCTAGCCCTCCACGGTGCCAAATACCAGCCATCACAGGTGCCGCGAGTCTTACACTCCTTCCTTACCATGCACGGAGTCATGCCGGTCAGCGAATGTTGA
- the LOC141435250 gene encoding protein fem-1 homolog B-like isoform X1: MEDKLMLDDVMFLRERVFFAARDGMSLTLYALIYEKNTDEIDDLLNSDVCCDGVKCTPLIAAARHGREGSVRILLEKFRPPVRLETEGTVKFDEYVIEGATALWCAAGAGHLGIVKRLVRAGANVNHATKTLSTPLRAACFDGRLDIVKYLVRHGADIHKANKYNNTCLMIAAYKGHLDVVQFLLDNGARVDERALCGATALHFAAECGHVAVVCSLIDHNAKILTNQNGMTPLQCAAERARASVVELLAARPEVTRAQAIEAYELLGASFANDKEYYCLRMAYQYLRRAMAMRYDTRYGILLKKPADPIPAYDNWKESTTLQEVERLHGNAHGLHMEGLAVRERVLGRRCPDLPHPIVFRGAVFADEARFDRCLALWRHALLLRQHNSVSVVKDLLRFAQVFSQMIHIGIELPLDQVFYVLEACAEELRRGTNRLETPQANHDPESLTSLCRAYGLQEEYESNVRTALYLVAVAARLLENDDNNEVSNHSSRTKVTDNPKNCVTEVAVGGHIVRRIDGRWGQKVLEWRPRTER, encoded by the exons ATGGAGGACAAGTTGATGTTAGACGATGTAATGTTCTTGAGAGAAAGGGTGTTTTTCGCAGCCAGGGACGGGATGTCCTTAACCCTGTACGCATTGATATACGAAAAGAATACTGACGAAATAGATGATCTATTGAACAGC GATGTATGCTGCGATGGAGTCAAATGCACCCCTCTTATTGCCGCAGCTCGGCACGGGCGAGAGGGCTCGGTCAGGATCCTCCTGGAGAAGTTCCGTCCTCCAGTCAGACTCGAGACAGAGGGCACTGTCAAATTTGACGAGTATGTCATTGAAG GTGCCACAGCACTATGGTGCGCAGCGGGCGCCGGCCACCTAGGCATAGTGAAGCGCCTCGTCCGCGCAGGCGCTAACGTGAACCATGCTACGAAGACACTGAGCACACCGCTCCGCGCAGCATGCTTTGACGGCAGACTCGACATAGTGAAATACTTGGTGCGGCACGGGGCAGACATACATAAGGCTAACAAGTATAACAACACCTGTCTTATGATCGCCGCGTATAAGGGACATTTGGATGTG GTACAATTTCTCCTAGACAATGGCGCTAGAGTGGACGAGAGGGCGCTATGTGGCGCTACGGCTTTGCACTTCGCCGCGGAGTGCGGCCACGTGGCGGTGGTTTGCTCCCTAATCGATCACAACGCTAAAATACTAACCAATCAGAATG GTATGACCCCACTGCAGTGCGCGGCGGAGCGTGCGCGTGCGTCTGTTGTGGAACTACTGGCGGCCCGGCCCGAAGTTACTCGCGCACAGGCCATTGAGGCCTACGAACTGTTGGGGGCCTCATTTGCCAACGACAAAGAGTATTACTGCTTGAGG ATGGCATATCAGTACTTGCGCAGAGCCATGGCGATGCGATACGATACGCGATATGGGATTTTGTTGAAGAAACCTGCAGATCCTATACCGGCCTACGATAATTGGAAAGAGAGCACCACACTACAG GAAGTGGAGCGCCTCCACGGCAACGCTCACGGCTTACACATGGAGGGCCTGGCGGTCCGCGAGCGCGTGTTAGGGCGCCGCTGCCCCGACCTGCCGCACCCTATCGTCTTCCGCGGCGCCGTGTTCGCCGACGAGGCCCGCTTCGACCGCTGCCTCGCCCTGTGGCGACACGCGCTTCTGCTGCGACAGCATAACTCG GTTTCCGTCGTCAAAGACTTGCTCAGGTTTGCTCAAGTGTTCTCGCAAATGATTCACATCGGAATAGAATTGCCTTTAGATCAG GTTTTCTACGTATTAGAAGCATGTGCAGAAGAGCTAAGGCGGGGCACGAATAGACTGGAAACACCGCAAGCGAATCATGACCCAGAGTCCTTAACA AGTTTGTGCCGGGCATACGGTTTGCAGGAGGAATACGAGAGCAACGTGCGTACAGCACTGTACCTAGTCGCCGTGGCTGCCAGGCTGTTGGAGAATGACGATAACAACGAGGTAAGCAATCAtagcagtagaactaaggttaccgacaacCCGAAGAATTGCgtaactgaagtggcagtgggcgggcacATTGTTCGCAGGattgatggccgatggggtcagaaggttctcgaatggcgtccgcggaccgagAGATAG